In a single window of the Chitinivorax sp. PXF-14 genome:
- a CDS encoding integrase core domain-containing protein yields ERLAEAGIEPSVGSKGDSYDNALAETINGLYKAEVIHRRAPWKTRESVELATLEWVSWFNHHRLLEPIGYISPAEAEANYYRQLASQVAVPA; encoded by the coding sequence CCGAGCGACTGGCCGAGGCGGGTATCGAACCCTCGGTCGGCAGTAAGGGCGACAGCTACGACAACGCGCTGGCCGAGACGATCAACGGGCTGTACAAGGCCGAGGTGATCCATCGGCGGGCGCCCTGGAAAACCCGGGAATCGGTGGAACTGGCAACGCTGGAATGGGTGTCCTGGTTCAATCACCACAGACTGCTCGAACCCATCGGCTACATTTCCCCGGCCGAAGCTGAGGCAAACTACTATCGGCAACTCGCCAGTCAGGTGGCGGTGCCGGCCTGA